From a single Rhodospirillales bacterium genomic region:
- a CDS encoding D-amino acid dehydrogenase: MKVLVLGAGVVGVASAYYLAQSGHEVTVVDRRDGPGLETSFANGGQISANHATPWATPGTPWKALGWLGRRDAPLLLHLRADPALWSWLSRFLANCTTERLRVNTERALRVAVYSRERLAALRAETGIAYDALQRGILHIFRNERDYRDALPQVELMDRHGCRRRIVAASECLEIEPALAAVGDDLVGGIFSPDDESGDAYSFTTGLAEICESLGVAFRYGTAVQRLVRADDGLAGVDTDLGRLTADAYVVAFGSYSPLLLKPIGLRLPVVPAKGYSVTLPIVRPEKAPSVGLIDDAFKMVYSRLGDRLRIAGTAEFAGYDDALDERRARFLLGKALEIFPDCGDPAEAVFWAGLRPSTPDGVPVIGRTPVANLFLNTGHGTLGWTMACGAGRLIADLVSGAAPGIPLDGLGLDRFA, translated from the coding sequence GTGAAGGTCTTGGTTCTCGGCGCCGGCGTCGTCGGCGTCGCCTCGGCGTACTACCTGGCGCAAAGCGGCCATGAGGTCACCGTCGTCGATCGCCGGGACGGGCCGGGCCTGGAGACGAGCTTCGCCAACGGCGGCCAGATCTCCGCCAACCATGCGACCCCGTGGGCGACCCCGGGGACGCCGTGGAAGGCGCTGGGGTGGCTCGGACGCCGCGACGCGCCGTTGTTGCTGCATCTCCGCGCCGACCCGGCGCTCTGGTCGTGGCTCTCGCGGTTCCTCGCGAACTGCACGACGGAGCGGCTCAGGGTCAACACGGAGCGGGCGCTCAGGGTCGCCGTCTACAGCCGCGAGCGGCTGGCCGCGCTGCGCGCGGAGACCGGAATCGCCTACGACGCGCTGCAGCGGGGCATCCTCCACATTTTCCGCAATGAACGTGACTACCGGGACGCGCTCCCTCAGGTCGAATTGATGGACCGGCACGGCTGCCGGCGTCGGATCGTCGCCGCCTCGGAATGCCTCGAGATCGAGCCGGCGCTGGCCGCGGTCGGCGATGACCTTGTCGGCGGCATCTTCAGCCCCGACGACGAGAGCGGCGACGCGTACTCGTTCACCACCGGCCTCGCGGAGATCTGCGAGAGCCTCGGCGTCGCGTTCCGCTATGGGACCGCAGTTCAGAGGCTGGTTCGCGCCGATGACGGGCTGGCGGGCGTTGACACCGATCTTGGTCGGCTCACGGCCGATGCCTACGTCGTGGCCTTCGGCAGCTATTCGCCGCTGCTGTTGAAGCCGATCGGCCTCCGCTTGCCGGTGGTCCCGGCCAAGGGCTACTCGGTGACGCTGCCCATCGTCCGGCCGGAGAAGGCGCCCTCGGTCGGTCTCATCGACGACGCGTTCAAGATGGTCTACAGCCGCCTCGGTGACCGGCTGCGCATCGCCGGCACCGCCGAGTTCGCCGGCTACGATGACGCTCTCGACGAGCGCCGCGCCCGCTTCCTCCTCGGCAAGGCCTTGGAGATCTTCCCCGACTGTGGGGATCCGGCCGAGGCCGTGTTCTGGGCCGGCCTTCGCCCGTCGACGCCGGACGGGGTGCCGGTCATCGGCCGCACCCCGGTCGCCAACTTGTTTCTCAACACCGGCCACGGCACCCTCGGCTGGACCATGGCCTGCGGTGCCGGCCGGCTGATCGCCGACCTTGTCAGCGGCGCCGCCCCCGGTATCCCCCTCGACGGCCTCGGCCTCGATCGGTTCGCGTAA
- a CDS encoding NAD(P)H-hydrate dehydratase, with the protein MLKHALLTVDQMYAADAGAAAAGVRTLDLMEAAGTAIAREIRRRWRPRRTVVLCGPGNNGGDGFVVARLLAGRGWPVRIGLLGDVTRLKGDAAVNAERWAGRWNGGVRPLDPDLLAGDPLVVDALFGAGLQRPVDGTAAAVIDAVNARGLDCVAVDTPSGIHGDTGAVLGVAPRCRVSVTFFRAKPGHVLLPGREYCGRVVVADIGIPVSVLDDIRPQTFVNAPPLWIGRLPRRGASDNKYGRGHAVVIGGDTMTGAARLAAEGARRIGAGLVTIACPPERFGIYAAERPGTLVLPVEDDDALRGYVADERRNAVLLGPGAGVSEVTRRRVEWALGAGKACVLDADAITVFRDRPAALFERIEGPCVLTPHEGEFARLFDVEGDKLSRARAAAAASGAVVLLKGADTVIAAPDGRAAVNVNAPPDLATAGSGDVLAGMVLGLMAQGADPFGAAAAATWAHGAAAEIAGPGLVAEDLCVALPQIVRRLRGS; encoded by the coding sequence ATGCTCAAGCACGCCCTTCTGACCGTCGACCAGATGTACGCCGCGGACGCCGGGGCTGCCGCGGCCGGCGTTCGCACCCTCGATTTGATGGAAGCGGCCGGAACGGCGATCGCCCGCGAGATCCGGAGGCGGTGGCGGCCGCGCCGCACCGTGGTGCTGTGCGGCCCCGGCAACAACGGCGGCGACGGTTTCGTCGTCGCGCGCCTGTTGGCCGGCCGCGGCTGGCCGGTTCGCATCGGCCTGCTCGGCGACGTGACCAGGCTCAAGGGTGACGCCGCCGTGAACGCGGAGCGGTGGGCCGGGCGCTGGAACGGCGGCGTGCGGCCCCTCGACCCGGACCTCCTTGCCGGCGATCCGCTGGTGGTGGACGCCCTTTTCGGCGCCGGCCTGCAGCGGCCGGTCGACGGCACGGCGGCCGCCGTCATCGACGCCGTGAACGCGCGCGGCCTCGACTGCGTCGCGGTGGACACACCGAGCGGCATCCATGGCGACACGGGCGCGGTCCTCGGGGTCGCCCCCCGCTGCCGGGTCTCGGTCACGTTTTTTCGCGCCAAGCCGGGGCACGTGCTGCTGCCGGGACGGGAGTACTGCGGCCGCGTGGTGGTGGCCGACATCGGCATTCCGGTGAGCGTGCTCGACGACATCCGGCCGCAGACGTTCGTGAACGCGCCGCCGCTGTGGATCGGGAGGTTGCCGCGCCGGGGAGCGAGCGACAACAAGTATGGACGCGGGCACGCGGTGGTGATCGGCGGCGACACCATGACCGGTGCGGCGCGTCTCGCTGCCGAAGGCGCGCGGCGCATTGGCGCCGGGCTGGTCACCATCGCCTGTCCGCCGGAGCGCTTCGGCATCTACGCGGCGGAGCGGCCGGGGACGCTTGTATTGCCCGTAGAGGACGACGATGCACTCCGCGGCTATGTTGCGGATGAACGCCGCAACGCGGTGCTGCTGGGCCCCGGCGCGGGCGTTTCCGAGGTGACGCGGCGGCGCGTCGAGTGGGCACTCGGCGCCGGCAAGGCGTGCGTGCTGGATGCCGACGCCATCACCGTGTTCCGCGACCGCCCGGCCGCGCTGTTCGAGCGGATCGAAGGGCCGTGCGTCCTGACGCCGCACGAGGGCGAGTTCGCGCGCCTGTTCGATGTGGAGGGGGACAAGCTGTCGCGGGCGCGAGCGGCCGCGGCGGCGAGCGGCGCCGTGGTGCTCCTCAAAGGGGCGGATACGGTGATCGCCGCGCCGGACGGCCGCGCCGCCGTCAACGTCAACGCGCCGCCGGACCTTGCGACCGCCGGCAGCGGTGACGTGCTGGCGGGCATGGTGCTGGGGCTGATGGCGCAGGGCGCGGACCCGTTCGGCGCCGCCGCCGCAGCCACATGGGCCCATGGAGCGGCGGCAGAGATCGCCGGTCCGGGGCTGGTCGCGGAGGATCTGTGCGTCGCGTTGCCGCAGATCGTCCGCCGCCTGCGCGGGAGTTGA